A stretch of Aedes aegypti strain LVP_AGWG chromosome 2, AaegL5.0 Primary Assembly, whole genome shotgun sequence DNA encodes these proteins:
- the LOC5570826 gene encoding zinc carboxypeptidase → MRAAIGKIAGIGYSNKRISIESDTFSIEEDFVMRIPCLVLTAVLALTSGELVRFDNYRVYDVAIDNVEQLQVMQYLEQFPDGYIFWESPVQTGMKVSIMVPPHKVEDFQDLCSRLEMAVSLKIENVQRLIDTERPARRKREGFGWEDYHTLDEIYEWIDGLVAQYGDILSVELIGHSYEGREVRAVKLSHKEGNPGIFVESTIHAREWITSATTTWILNQLLTSTDPEVQEIARNYDWYILPVVNPDGFNYTKETNRMWRKTRYPHSVLCYGVDMNRNFPHHWMDGGSSINPCTETYAGPEPASEIETKNIMNYFVEKKEKIHFYLSFHSYGQLILLPFGYQNAEKVERFGDWMEMAEAAAIALSKRYGTLYQFGNTADVLYIASGSTRDWALGAHNVSIAASYEFRDKGNYGFILPADQIVSNSEEVLDSLIAFLAKARELNYFKV, encoded by the exons ATGCGAGCTGCTATCGGGAAGATCGCAGGCATTGGGTACAGTAATAAACGTATATCAATTGAAAGCGATACTTTCAGTATAGAAGAGGATTTCGTGATGAGAATACCGTGTCTTGTATTGACGGCCGTGTTGGCGCTAACCTCCGGTGAGCTCGTTCGTTTTGATAACTACCGAGTTTATGATGTTGCGATTGACAATGTCGAACAGTTGCAAGTTATGCAATATTTAGAGCAATTCCCTGATGGg TACATCTTTTGGGAATCTCCGGTGCAGACAGGAATGAAAGTTAGCATAATGGTACCACCACACAAGGTGGAAGATTTCCAAGATTTGTGCTCTCGACTGGAAATGGCCGTTtctttaaaaatagaaaatgttCAACG ATTGATTGATACGGAACGACCAGCCCGCCGCAAGCGCGAAGGATTCGGATGGGAAGACTACCACACATTGGACGAAATTTATGAGTGGATTGATGGCTTGGTAGCACAGTACGGAGACATACTTTCCGTGGAATTGATCGGTCATTCGTATGAAGGTAGGGAAGTAAGAGCAGTGAAATTGTCGCATAAAGAAGGTAATCCTGGTATATTCGTGGAGTCCACTATTCATGCCCGCGAATGGATTACGTCGGCAACAACTACGTGGATTTTGAACCAATTGTTAACTTCAACGGATCCGGAAGTTCAAGAGATCGCTCGGAACTACGACTGGTATATATTGCCTGTTGTAAATCCTGATGGATTCAACTACACTAAGGAGACAAACCGAATGTGGAGAAAAACGCGATATCCACATAGTGTACTGTGTTATGGAGTGGATATGAATCGAAACTTCCCACATCATTGGATGG ATGGTGGGTCGTCGATAAACCCGTGCACGGAAACCTATGCTGGCCCGGAACCAGCATCTGAGAttgaaacgaaaaacattatgAATTACTTTGTTGAGAAAAAGGAGAAAATTCATTTTTACCTCTCGTTTCACTCATATGGTCAACTTATATTGTTGCCATTCGGTTATCAAAATGCCGAAAAGGTCGAACGTTTCGGCGATTGGATGGAAATGGCTGAAGCAGCTGCTATTGCGTTATCTAAACGTTATGGCACGTTGTATCAGTTTGGCAACACTGCCGACGTATTGT ACATTGCATCCGGTTCTACACGGGATTGGGCTTTGGGAGCTCATAATGTCTCAATTGCAGCGTCCTATGAATTCCGTGACAAAGGAAACTATGGTTTCATACTACCGGCTGACCAGATCGTCTCCAACTCAGAAGAAGTTTTAGATTCCTTGATTGCCTTTTTGGCCAAAGCACGAGAATTAAACTATTTTAAGGTTTAA